A stretch of the Clostridium fungisolvens genome encodes the following:
- a CDS encoding DUF7685 domain-containing protein — MLCDKCGSREASVHIVKVVNGDKKEVNLCDKCANESMEIPLNPFEDLGEFSFQNLLSGLVDYVNKTSRDAQKTEVTCENCGMAYNEFQKTGLLGCSECYKNFQNTINPVIKRVQGDVEHVGKVPTKAGKCLVEKKKLLKLKEELQHAILGEEYERAAVLRDEIKSLQETIGE; from the coding sequence ATGTTATGTGATAAATGTGGTTCAAGAGAAGCTAGTGTTCATATCGTGAAGGTTGTAAATGGAGATAAGAAAGAAGTAAATCTATGTGATAAGTGTGCTAATGAATCCATGGAAATACCTTTAAATCCTTTTGAGGATTTAGGTGAGTTCTCTTTCCAAAACCTTTTGAGTGGACTTGTGGATTATGTAAATAAAACGTCCAGAGATGCTCAGAAAACCGAAGTAACTTGTGAGAATTGTGGAATGGCCTATAATGAATTCCAAAAGACAGGGCTTTTAGGGTGTAGTGAATGTTATAAAAACTTTCAGAATACAATTAATCCTGTAATAAAAAGAGTTCAAGGCGACGTGGAACATGTGGGCAAAGTTCCTACAAAAGCAGGTAAGTGTTTAGTAGAAAAGAAAAAGTTATTGAAATTGAAGGAAGAACTTCAGCACGCAATTTTGGGTGAAGAGTATGAAAGAGCTGCAGTCCTTAGAGATGAGATAAAGTCACTTCAAGAAACCATTGGAGAATAG
- a CDS encoding CtsR family transcriptional regulator has translation MARLSDIIEEFIKNLLEQSCDQELQIQRNELADKFSCAPSQINYVLTTRFTCDKGYLIESKRGGGGCILIKKITYDTKDKIYEIISSSIGDSLTYQNGVAIIESLYDLDIINKRELALIKITINDRTLQNAENRNRVRADILRSLVMVLLS, from the coding sequence GTGGCGAGATTGTCGGACATAATAGAAGAATTCATAAAGAACTTACTTGAGCAGAGCTGCGATCAAGAACTTCAAATACAAAGAAATGAGCTAGCTGACAAGTTCTCTTGTGCACCATCACAAATAAATTATGTATTAACAACTAGATTTACTTGTGATAAGGGTTATTTAATTGAAAGCAAAAGAGGCGGTGGAGGCTGCATACTTATAAAGAAAATTACTTATGATACAAAGGATAAGATTTATGAAATAATAAGTTCTAGTATAGGAGATAGTTTAACCTATCAAAACGGAGTAGCAATAATAGAAAGCTTATATGATTTAGATATAATAAATAAACGTGAATTAGCTTTAATTAAAATTACAATTAATGATAGAACTCTTCAAAATGCAGAAAATAGAAATAGAGTTAGAGCAGATATATTAAGATCATTGGTTATGGTTCTATTATCTTAA
- a CDS encoding MBL fold metallo-hydrolase: protein MEIIWLGHASFLLKNSIGKRLLLDPFPSDIGYSTYEDKADLIVMSHKHFDHCYISAANSETKLIDTTGYHETDFCTLKGIPSYHDKENGLKRGPNIIYIIDMDGFRICHLGDLGHTLGPETISQIGKVDVLMVPIGGNFTIDGSEAAKVATSINPTYIIPMHYKTPQLTFELEGPEKFLTSIKNVKKIDSYEFIPDKNESSSNNVILFSLIK, encoded by the coding sequence ATGGAAATAATTTGGCTAGGACATGCTTCATTCTTATTAAAAAATTCTATTGGGAAAAGGTTATTATTAGACCCGTTTCCTAGCGATATAGGCTATTCAACCTATGAAGATAAAGCGGACTTAATAGTTATGAGTCATAAACATTTTGATCATTGCTATATATCTGCAGCTAATTCCGAAACTAAATTAATAGATACAACAGGATATCATGAAACTGACTTTTGCACATTAAAAGGCATACCAAGTTATCATGATAAAGAAAATGGATTAAAAAGAGGCCCTAATATTATTTATATTATCGATATGGATGGTTTTAGAATATGTCATCTTGGGGATCTAGGTCACACACTTGGTCCTGAAACAATATCACAGATAGGAAAGGTAGACGTCCTTATGGTGCCTATAGGGGGAAACTTTACTATTGATGGCTCGGAAGCTGCTAAGGTTGCAACCTCTATTAACCCGACATATATTATTCCTATGCACTACAAAACTCCCCAACTTACTTTCGAGCTTGAAGGTCCAGAAAAATTCCTGACTTCTATTAAAAACGTGAAAAAAATCGATTCTTATGAGTTTATACCTGATAAAAATGAAAGTTCATCTAATAACGTTATACTTTTTAGTTTGATTAAGTAA
- a CDS encoding DUF362 domain-containing protein — MAYKITDACVSCGACAAECPVNAISQGDTQFDIDANSCIDCGNCANVCPVGAPVQD; from the coding sequence ATGGCATATAAAATTACAGATGCTTGCGTAAGCTGTGGAGCATGCGCTGCTGAATGCCCAGTTAATGCTATAAGTCAAGGAGATACACAATTCGACATAGATGCAAATTCATGCATCGATTGTGGAAACTGTGCTAATGTTTGCCCAGTAGGAGCACCAGTTCAAGACTAG
- a CDS encoding heavy-metal-associated domain-containing protein, with translation MKSSIRIPSMKTSDDIIKIKKAISSNEGVIACEISKEKGEVNVVYDNYFVELDDIITSIEDLGYIVL, from the coding sequence ATGAAATCTTCAATAAGAATTCCTAGCATGAAAACATCAGATGACATTATTAAGATTAAAAAGGCTATTTCAAGTAATGAAGGAGTAATTGCTTGTGAGATAAGCAAGGAAAAGGGAGAAGTTAATGTTGTTTATGACAATTATTTTGTTGAACTGGATGATATAATAACTTCCATTGAAGATTTGGGATATATTGTTTTGTAA
- a CDS encoding PSP1 domain-containing protein, whose translation MIKVVGVRFKKAGKIYYFNPNEIEIKKDDNVIVETARGIEFGECVIGPKEIDESEIVAPLKSVLRVADADDIARHEDNKSREKHAFEVCFDKITEHKLNMKLIDVEYTFDNNKVIFYFTADGRVDFRELVKDLATIFKTRIELRQIGVRDEAKMIGGLGPCGRSLCCSTFLGDFASVSIKMAKEQNLSLNPTKISGICGRLMCCLNYEQNTYEDIRKRLPKIGSVVETELGRGEVISNSVVKEKVKVKLFRGEEDFVEEFKIENVKLISGGYEGTVDDNDIKLELDDDIDKKMIKDLFSGN comes from the coding sequence ATGATCAAAGTCGTAGGAGTTCGTTTTAAAAAAGCAGGAAAGATTTATTATTTTAATCCTAATGAGATTGAAATAAAGAAGGACGATAACGTTATAGTTGAAACAGCAAGAGGAATAGAATTTGGAGAATGCGTTATTGGACCTAAAGAAATAGATGAAAGTGAAATCGTTGCACCTCTAAAGAGTGTTCTAAGAGTGGCTGATGCTGATGATATAGCTAGACATGAAGACAATAAAAGTAGAGAAAAACATGCTTTTGAAGTATGTTTTGATAAAATAACAGAACATAAATTAAATATGAAACTTATAGATGTAGAATATACATTTGATAATAATAAAGTTATATTTTATTTCACTGCAGATGGAAGAGTGGATTTTAGAGAACTTGTAAAAGATCTTGCAACAATATTTAAAACAAGAATAGAACTTAGACAGATTGGAGTAAGAGATGAAGCTAAGATGATAGGGGGGCTAGGACCTTGCGGTAGATCCTTATGTTGCTCTACATTTTTAGGTGATTTTGCTTCAGTTTCAATAAAAATGGCTAAAGAACAAAATCTTTCACTTAATCCTACCAAAATATCAGGAATATGCGGAAGACTTATGTGCTGTCTTAATTATGAGCAAAATACATATGAAGATATACGTAAGAGATTGCCTAAGATTGGCTCAGTTGTTGAAACTGAACTTGGAAGAGGGGAAGTTATTTCTAACTCAGTAGTTAAAGAGAAGGTTAAAGTTAAACTCTTCAGAGGAGAAGAAGATTTTGTAGAAGAATTCAAGATTGAAAATGTAAAGCTTATATCAGGTGGATATGAGGGTACCGTAGATGATAATGATATAAAGCTAGAATTAGATGACGATATAGATAAAAAGATGATAAAGGACTTGTTTAGCGGTAATTAA